From a single bacterium genomic region:
- a CDS encoding bifunctional (p)ppGpp synthetase/guanosine-3',5'-bis(diphosphate) 3'-pyrophosphohydrolase, with translation MSTPARPETREGPLPADVADLLRRVRETVPRADQDLILRAYYYARDAHAGQTRASGEPYVSHSVAVASILAGLRLDAATIAAALLHDVPEDTSRSIDDVRQTFGPEIANLVGGVTKLGLIEWKSREERQAENLRKMFLAMASDIRIILIKLADRVHNMRTLEHLPEWKQKRTARETLEIYAPLSERLGIGTIQRELEDLSFRVLEPEAYASISSDIDRTSQAQEALLVRVLDTLYQELTRAGIRVDRSNLSARPKHVYSIYQKMQRPKYQGQGIGRIYDRVAVRVVVNDVRECYETLGIVHSLWKPIPGEVDDYIANPKTSGYQSLHTAVICEGQPLEIQIRTPQMHRDAEHGIAAHWRYKEGGGRAEGAFAQKLSWLRQLLEWHQEMQDAREFMHSVKIDLFQNEVFVFTPMGDVIDLPAGATAVDFAFRIHTDVGYRTTGAKVNGRLVPLSQRLQSGDIVEVVTSKTAAGPSRDWLAFVQTTNARTKIRQWFKRERRDENIVRGRELLEKELRRGGGGLALAKPEPLREVAGRFGLPDDQELLAAVGNGDVSLLQVVQALRGAPVEQEPEAPAAPSTPPPAGAATGVRVMGVDNVLMRFARCCSPLPGDRVVGYTTQGRGVTIHRADCPNLPFLRVHPERILDVEWEASSDGTYHVAIEVEAADRVGLLKDILTAIAEHKTNVVSINSRVRKDKVAVTGIVMDIRNVSQLTAVMQRIGQVRDVLSVERVVPH, from the coding sequence GTGAGCACCCCCGCCCGCCCCGAGACCCGCGAAGGACCGCTCCCGGCGGACGTCGCGGATCTGCTCCGCCGCGTCCGCGAGACGGTCCCGCGCGCGGACCAGGACCTCATCCTGCGGGCCTACTACTATGCGCGGGACGCTCACGCCGGACAGACGCGCGCCTCCGGCGAGCCCTACGTCAGCCACAGCGTGGCGGTCGCATCGATCCTTGCCGGGCTGCGCCTGGACGCCGCCACGATCGCCGCGGCGCTGCTGCACGACGTGCCCGAGGACACGTCGCGCTCGATCGACGACGTGCGCCAAACGTTCGGGCCGGAGATCGCCAACCTCGTAGGCGGCGTCACGAAGCTCGGCCTCATTGAATGGAAGAGCCGCGAAGAGCGGCAGGCCGAGAACCTCCGCAAGATGTTCCTCGCGATGGCCAGCGACATCCGCATCATCCTGATCAAGCTGGCCGACCGCGTGCACAACATGCGCACGCTCGAGCACCTGCCGGAGTGGAAGCAGAAGCGGACGGCGCGCGAGACGCTCGAGATCTACGCGCCGCTCAGCGAGCGCCTCGGCATCGGCACGATCCAGCGCGAGCTGGAGGATCTCTCGTTCCGGGTGCTCGAGCCGGAGGCCTATGCCTCCATCAGCAGCGACATCGACCGGACCAGCCAGGCGCAGGAAGCGCTGCTCGTCCGCGTCCTCGACACCCTCTACCAGGAGCTGACCCGCGCCGGCATCCGCGTCGATCGCTCGAACCTGAGCGCGCGCCCGAAGCACGTCTACAGCATCTACCAGAAGATGCAGCGCCCGAAGTACCAGGGTCAGGGGATCGGCCGCATCTACGACCGCGTCGCCGTCCGGGTCGTGGTCAACGACGTGCGGGAGTGCTACGAGACCCTCGGCATCGTGCACTCCCTGTGGAAGCCGATTCCCGGCGAAGTCGACGACTACATCGCCAACCCGAAGACCAGCGGTTATCAGTCGCTCCACACCGCCGTGATCTGCGAGGGGCAGCCGCTCGAGATCCAGATCCGCACGCCCCAGATGCATCGTGATGCCGAGCACGGCATCGCCGCGCACTGGCGCTATAAGGAGGGCGGGGGCCGTGCCGAGGGCGCGTTCGCGCAAAAGCTCTCCTGGCTCCGGCAGCTGCTCGAGTGGCACCAGGAGATGCAGGACGCGCGCGAGTTCATGCACTCGGTCAAGATCGACCTGTTCCAGAACGAGGTTTTCGTCTTTACACCGATGGGCGACGTGATCGACTTGCCGGCCGGCGCCACGGCGGTGGACTTCGCGTTCCGGATCCACACCGACGTGGGATACCGCACGACCGGCGCCAAGGTGAACGGCCGCCTTGTGCCGTTGAGCCAGCGTCTGCAGTCCGGCGACATCGTGGAGGTCGTGACGAGCAAGACGGCCGCGGGACCGAGCCGCGATTGGCTGGCGTTCGTCCAGACGACCAACGCCCGCACCAAGATCCGGCAGTGGTTCAAGCGCGAACGGCGCGACGAGAACATCGTCCGGGGACGGGAACTCCTGGAAAAGGAACTGCGCCGCGGCGGCGGCGGCCTGGCGCTCGCGAAGCCCGAGCCGTTGCGCGAGGTCGCCGGTCGCTTCGGGCTGCCGGACGATCAAGAGCTGCTCGCCGCGGTGGGGAACGGCGATGTGTCGCTGCTTCAAGTCGTGCAGGCGCTGCGCGGCGCGCCGGTCGAGCAAGAACCGGAGGCGCCCGCCGCGCCGTCCACCCCGCCGCCCGCCGGCGCGGCCACCGGCGTCCGGGTCATGGGCGTCGACAATGTGCTGATGCGGTTCGCGCGCTGCTGCAGCCCGCTGCCCGGCGATCGGGTCGTCGGCTACACGACGCAGGGGCGCGGGGTCACCATCCACCGCGCCGACTGTCCGAACCTGCCGTTCCTGCGGGTCCATCCGGAGCGCATCCTGGACGTAGAGTGGGAGGCGAGCTCGGACGGGACCTATCATGTCGCGATCGAAGTGGAGGCCGCGGACCGGGTGGGCCTGCTCAAAGACATCCTGACCGCGATCGCCGAGCACAAGACCAACGTCGTCTCGATCAACTCCCGCGTGCGTAAGGACAAGGTCGCGGTGACCGGCATCGTGATGGACATCCGCAACGTGAGCCAGCTGACCGCGGTCATGCAGCGCATCGGCCAGGTCAGGGACGTCTTGAGCGTGGAGCGCGTCGTCCCGCACTAG